The proteins below are encoded in one region of Sander lucioperca isolate FBNREF2018 chromosome 11, SLUC_FBN_1.2, whole genome shotgun sequence:
- the prkaa2 gene encoding 5'-AMP-activated protein kinase catalytic subunit alpha-2 yields the protein MAERQQQKNEGRVKIGHYILGDTLGVGTFGKVKIGEHQLTGHKVAVKILNRQKIRSLDVVGKIKREIQNLKLFRHPHIIKLYQVISTPTDFFMVMEYVSGGELFDYICKHGRVEDTEARRLFQQIISAVDYCHRHMVVHRDLKPENVLLDASKNAKIADFGLSNMMSDGEFLRTSCGSPNYAAPEVISGRLYAGPEVDIWSCGVILYALLCGTLPFDDEHVPTLFKKIRGGVFYMPEYLPRSVASLLMLMLQVDPLKRATIKDIREDEWFKQDLPGYLFPEDPSYDASVLDEEAVREVCEKFECTESEVVSSLYSGDPQDQLAVAYHLIIDNRRIMTQASEFYLASSPPQGSFIEEGMLLPPGVKPHPERMPPLLADSPKSRCPLDALNTTRPKPLAVKKAKWHLGIRSQSRPYDIMAEVYRAMRQLSFDWKVVNPYHLRVRRKNPVTGTLVKMSLQLYQVDSRSYLLDFKSIDDDIMEAVGFKSGSSTPQRSGSTAGLHRPRLSIDSASPAFDLPQLSSSLPGSLSGSSPLLSPRQGSHTMDFFEMCASLITTLAR from the exons TTGGCGAGCATCAGTTGACAGGCCATAAAGTGGCTGTAAAGATCCTAAACAGACAGAAGATCCGCAGTCTCGATGTTGTTGGGAAGATCAAACGAGAGATCCAGAACCTCAAACTGTTCAGACATCCACATATTATCAAGCT gtACCAGGTGATTAGTACACCCACAGATTTCTTCATGGTCATGGAGTATGTGTCTGGAGGTGAGCTGTTTGACTACATCTGCAAACATGGACGG GTGGAAGACACAGAAGCTCGCCGTCTTTTCCAGCAGATTATTTCAGCTGTGGACTACTGCCACAGGCACATGGTGGTCCACAGAGACCTCAAACCTGAGAACGTCCTGCTGGATGCCAGCAAGAACGCCAAGATAGCCGACTTCG GTCTGTCAAACATGATGTCAGATGGAGAGTTTCTACGGACGAGCTGTGGCTCACCCAACTATGCTGCTCCAGAGGTCATCtcaggaag GCTCTATGCAGGCCCAGAGGTGGACATCTGGAGCTGTGGCGTGATCCTGTACGCCCTGCTGTGCGGCACTCTGCCCTTTGATGACGAGCACGTCCCCACGCTGTTTAAGAAGATCAGAGGCGGCGTCTTCTACATGCCAGAGTACCTGCCTCGCTCAGTGGCCTCGCTGCTCATGCTCATGCTGCAGGTGGACCCTCTGAAGAGAGCCACCATCAAAGACATCAG GGAAGATGAGTGGTTTAAGCAGGACCTGCCAGGCTACCTATTCCCTGAGGACCCGTCCTACGATGCTTCAGTCCTGGACGAGGAGGCCGTCAGGGAAGTGTGTGAGAAGTTTGAGTGCACTGAGTCGGAGGTTGTGTCCAGCCTTTACAGCGGGGATCCACAG GATCAGCTGGCAGTAGCCTATCACCTCATAATAGACAACCGGCGCATCATGACCCAGGCCAGCGAGTTCTACCTGGCCTCCAGTCCTCCCCAGGGCTCCTTCATAGAAGAGGGCATGCTGCTGCCCCCCGGAGTTAAACCCCACCCAGAGAGGATGCCTCCGCTCCTGGCTGACAGCCCCAAATCTCGTTGTCCTCTGGATGCTCTCAACACCACCCGGCCCAAACCGCTGGCAGTGAAGAAGGCCAAATGGCACCTGGGTATCAGGAGTCAGAGCAGACCCTATGACATCATGGCTGAAGTGTACAGGGCTATGAGACAACTTAGCTTTGACTGGAAG GTGGTGAACCCGTATCACCTGCGAGTGCGGAGGAAGAATCCGGTGACGGGAACCTTGGTGAAAATGAGCCTGCAGCTGTACCAGGTGGACAGCAGATCCTACCTCCTCGACTTCAAGAGCATCGATG ATGACATCATGGAGGCGGTGGGCTTTAAGTCGGGGTCGTCCACTCCCCAGCGGTCGGGCTCCACAGCCGGTCTCCACAGACCCAGACTGAGCATCGACTCGGCCAGCCCGGCGTTTGATCTGCcccagctcagctcctccctccCTGGGTCCCTGTCCGGTAGCTCCCCTCTACTCTCTCCCCGCCAGGGATCACACACCATGGACTTCTTCGAAATGTGCGCCAGTCTGATCACCACGCTGGCGCGCTGA